A window of Diospyros lotus cultivar Yz01 chromosome 14, ASM1463336v1, whole genome shotgun sequence contains these coding sequences:
- the LOC127790689 gene encoding NAC transcription factor 25-like isoform X2 gives MLFVSYSAVVCQRSINPVPSSVVFKPTDKEILQEFLIRKLHNLPLPNNAIVEMNVYDRQPWLYASGHNYGMDQYETYYFVKREKKSKYKSETAKNPKRHLKSEGNSSRGGWWKAITGDKPIRNKRGRIIGFKKTLKFYTYKD, from the exons ATGTTATTT GTGAGCTACTCTGCTGTAGTTTGCCAGAGATCGATCAATCCTGTTCCTTCCAG TGTTGTATTCAAACCAACAGATAAAGAAATTTTGCAAGAATTCTTGATAAGAAAGCTTCACAATCTTCCACTGCCTAACAATGCTATCGTGGAGATGAATGTCTATGATCGCCAACCTTGGTTGTACGCAA GTGGTCATAATTATGGAATGGATCAGTACGAGACGTACTATTTTGTGAAACGGGAGAAAAAGTCTAAATATAAATCTGAAACCGCGAAGAACCCCAAACGGCACCTTAAAAGCGAGGGAAATTCCAGTCGTGGAGGATGGTGGAAGGCCATCACTGGTGATAAGCCAATCCGTAATAAGAGAGGTCGTATAATTGGTTTTAAGAAGACTCTCAAGTTTTATACCTACAAGGACTAA
- the LOC127790689 gene encoding uncharacterized protein LOC127790689 isoform X1 has product MHEYKLPHPTFQEWVVCGIRYNGGKGTGQEYASGCHLTLDHASGHRQEREEDQQSQTQQDSPYDKVCNASSQLNMGSDGQCCWANAQEYFGLNEQEYASGCHSTLENQQARDSNRSLEFIDDPSWNEFEDTEGSQVQFPQISFTETELEDGGLYFDLWT; this is encoded by the exons ATGCATGAATACAAGCTGCCGCATCCAACA TTCCAAGAATGGGTAGTATGCGGCATACGGTACAATGGGGGAAAAGGGACTGGGCAAGAATATGCATCGGGATGCCATTTGACGTTAGACCATGCATCGGGCCATCGGCAAGAACGTGAGGAGGATCAGCAGTCTCAAACACAACAGGATTCACCATACGATAAAGTCTGTAATGCTTCTTCTCAACTGAACATGGGATCGGATGGGCAATGCTGTTGGGCAAATGCGCAAGAATATTTTGGGTTAAATGAGCAAGAATATGCATCGGGATGCCATTCGACGTTGGAAAATCAACAAGCCCGAGATAGCAACAGATCTCTCGAATTTATTGATGATCCGAGTTGGAATGAGTTTGAGGACACGGAGGGATCCCAAGTTCAGTTTCCTCAGATTTCATTCACAGAGACAGAGCTCGAAGATGGGGgactttattttgatttgtggaCTTAA